From the Paenibacillus sp. FSL H8-0548 genome, one window contains:
- the ylqF gene encoding ribosome biogenesis GTPase YlqF — protein sequence MTIQWFPGHMTRARREIQDKLKLIDLAIELLDARVPLSSRNPMIEEILNGKPRLIVLNKSDLADPKTTEQWMAYFRNEGHESIAIDSSTGTKVNEVPLKAKQILHEKIARQIAKGINPRAIRGLIVGIPNVGKSTLINKLAGRAIALTGDRPGVTKGQQWIKIGTEMELLDTPGILWPKFEDELVGYRLAMTGAIREQILNVDDIAFFAMRELIDRYWPSIQERYELESPPKDTSDSDEIVKVMEAIGRRRGCLLSGGRIDLEKTSGIILRDLRSGKLGRITLEAPPY from the coding sequence ATGACCATTCAATGGTTTCCGGGTCATATGACACGGGCGAGACGGGAAATACAGGACAAGCTCAAGCTCATTGATCTTGCCATTGAACTATTGGATGCTCGAGTACCGCTATCGAGCCGCAATCCGATGATTGAAGAAATATTAAACGGGAAGCCAAGGCTGATCGTGCTGAATAAATCCGATTTGGCTGATCCGAAGACGACGGAGCAATGGATGGCCTATTTTCGCAATGAGGGTCATGAATCGATTGCGATTGATTCTTCTACTGGAACGAAAGTAAATGAGGTTCCGCTAAAGGCGAAACAAATTTTGCATGAAAAAATCGCTCGTCAAATTGCTAAAGGGATAAATCCGCGTGCGATTCGAGGGCTTATCGTTGGTATTCCGAACGTTGGGAAGTCTACACTTATTAACAAGCTGGCAGGACGTGCTATTGCTTTGACGGGCGACCGTCCAGGCGTTACGAAGGGACAGCAATGGATTAAGATTGGGACCGAAATGGAGCTTCTCGATACGCCAGGCATTTTGTGGCCGAAGTTTGAGGATGAGCTTGTTGGTTACCGTCTTGCGATGACTGGCGCGATTAGAGAGCAAATATTGAATGTGGATGACATCGCATTCTTTGCGATGCGTGAGCTAATTGATCGCTACTGGCCGTCGATTCAGGAACGATATGAGCTTGAGTCGCCTCCGAAGGATACCTCTGATTCCGATGAGATTGTAAAAGTAATGGAGGCTATCGGGCGTCGCAGAGGATGTTTATTAAGTGGTGGACGTATTGACCTCGAGAAGACGTCAGGCATTATTTTGCGTGATTTGCGCTCAGGGAAGCTAGGACGCATTACGCTTGAGGCTCCACCGTATTGA
- the sucD gene encoding succinate--CoA ligase subunit alpha: MSILVNKDTKVITQGITGATGLFHTKGGLEYGTQMVGGVTPGKGGTNVDITLDNGTLVSLPVFNTVSQAVAATGATASVIYVPPAFAADAIMEAVDAGLELVICITEGIPVLDMVNVKRYMEGSKSVLIGPNCPGVITPDECKIGIMPGYIHTKGHVGVISRSGTLTYEAVHQLTTRGIGQSSAVGIGGDPVKGSEFIDILNLFNEDPETYAVIMIGEIGGTAEEEAAEWIKANMKKPVVGFIGGATAPPGKRMGHAGAIISGGKGTAAEKIATLEACGIKVAPTPSEMGSTLVSVLEEQGLLEKCITRK; this comes from the coding sequence GTGAGCATTTTGGTCAATAAAGATACTAAAGTCATTACCCAAGGTATTACAGGCGCTACTGGCTTGTTCCATACCAAAGGTGGATTGGAATACGGTACGCAAATGGTTGGCGGCGTAACACCTGGTAAAGGTGGAACGAACGTTGACATTACACTTGATAACGGCACGCTCGTATCATTGCCTGTATTTAACACTGTCTCTCAGGCTGTAGCTGCTACTGGCGCTACTGCTTCAGTTATCTACGTGCCTCCTGCATTTGCAGCAGATGCGATTATGGAAGCTGTTGACGCTGGGCTTGAGCTGGTAATTTGTATAACTGAAGGAATTCCAGTGCTTGATATGGTAAACGTAAAACGTTACATGGAAGGCAGCAAATCGGTTCTAATCGGACCGAACTGTCCAGGCGTTATTACTCCGGATGAATGCAAAATCGGCATTATGCCTGGTTACATTCATACCAAAGGCCATGTTGGCGTTATATCTCGCTCAGGCACGTTGACATATGAAGCGGTTCATCAATTGACGACACGCGGCATTGGTCAATCCTCAGCAGTAGGTATTGGCGGCGACCCGGTTAAGGGTTCTGAGTTTATTGATATTTTAAATTTGTTCAACGAAGATCCAGAAACTTATGCGGTAATCATGATCGGTGAAATCGGCGGTACGGCAGAGGAAGAAGCTGCTGAGTGGATTAAAGCGAACATGAAGAAACCAGTTGTAGGCTTCATTGGCGGCGCTACAGCGCCTCCAGGAAAACGTATGGGACATGCTGGCGCTATTATTTCTGGCGGTAAAGGAACAGCTGCTGAAAAAATCGCTACGCTTGAAGCATGCGGCATTAAAGTGGCTCCAACACCATCAGAGATGGGCTCAACGCTTGTATCCGTTTTGGAAGAGCAAGGCCTGTTAGAAAAATGCATCACACGCAAATAA
- the dprA gene encoding DNA-processing protein DprA: MDHKKDIRRQMIIAFHEVPGIGWHAIQKAVKHQFWNKHSWSIEDLLAIGLHRGQAKAAIDRYAGQSWMQIEDPSVAVANANAVALTPFDSAYPAILREIAQPPWVLYARGRLELLQRPAIAVVGTRVPTAYGRHSAATLAKELSSAGLTVVSGLARGVDSKAHEAALTGAGSTIAVLPTPIDKCYPPENLSLFQRIAEQGLLVSETPIGTPLHPGQFPQRNRIIAALSVGTVVVEGATKSGSLITAQHASDMSRELFAIPGPISSPKSEGPNELIKRGEAKLISCVKDIIDELNWLPSALEAYKEAEKTSNAKQELENEQLKPEELKLIAFLRDQPLSINELHELSAIPFGHLNALLLNLCIKRKIQLQHGSIYIAL, from the coding sequence GTGGATCATAAAAAGGATATTCGCAGGCAAATGATTATTGCTTTTCATGAAGTTCCAGGTATCGGATGGCATGCCATTCAGAAAGCTGTTAAGCATCAGTTTTGGAATAAACATTCATGGAGTATAGAGGATTTACTTGCCATAGGATTGCATCGAGGTCAAGCTAAAGCAGCTATAGATCGTTATGCTGGGCAATCCTGGATGCAAATTGAAGATCCATCAGTTGCAGTTGCAAACGCGAATGCAGTTGCTTTAACGCCCTTTGATTCTGCGTATCCCGCTATTTTGAGAGAAATTGCTCAGCCTCCTTGGGTCCTGTATGCCAGAGGTAGGCTGGAATTATTGCAGCGACCCGCGATTGCGGTAGTTGGTACAAGAGTGCCGACAGCATATGGGAGACATTCTGCTGCCACTCTCGCAAAGGAGCTGTCGTCTGCAGGCTTAACCGTCGTTAGCGGGCTAGCAAGAGGGGTTGACAGCAAGGCACACGAAGCAGCGCTCACCGGAGCGGGAAGCACGATTGCGGTACTTCCGACTCCGATAGATAAGTGTTACCCGCCTGAGAATCTATCTTTATTTCAGAGAATCGCAGAGCAAGGCTTGCTGGTTTCCGAAACACCAATCGGTACGCCGCTGCATCCTGGCCAATTTCCTCAGCGCAATCGAATCATTGCAGCACTTTCTGTCGGAACTGTCGTTGTGGAAGGGGCTACTAAGAGCGGCTCGCTTATTACAGCGCAGCATGCGTCGGATATGTCGCGAGAGCTGTTCGCGATACCTGGTCCGATCTCTTCACCTAAGAGCGAAGGCCCAAACGAGCTGATCAAGCGTGGCGAAGCGAAGCTTATCAGCTGTGTGAAGGATATCATTGATGAGCTGAACTGGCTGCCATCAGCATTAGAAGCTTACAAGGAAGCGGAGAAAACGAGTAATGCCAAACAGGAATTGGAAAATGAACAGCTTAAGCCGGAAGAGCTTAAATTGATCGCTTTTCTAAGAGATCAGCCCTTATCGATTAATGAATTGCATGAGCTCTCAGCCATCCCGTTTGGACATTTGAACGCACTTCTGCTAAATTTATGTATAAAACGAAAAATACAATTGCAGCACGGCTCAATATATATTGCTTTATAG
- the sucC gene encoding ADP-forming succinate--CoA ligase subunit beta produces the protein MNIHEYQGKAVLKQYGVVVPEGKVAFSVDEAVEAAKALGTPVVVVKAQIHAGGRGKAGGVKVAKSIDEVRAYASEILGKVLVTHQTGPEGKEVKRLLIEQGCDIKKEYYIGVVLDRVSGRVVMMASEEGGTEIEEVAEHSPEKIFKEIVDPAVGLQAFQARKLAYAINIPNELVNKAVKFMISLYTAFVEKDASIAEINPLVITGDGQVIALDAKLNFDSNALYRHKDIVELRDLEEEDAKEIEASKYDLSYIALDGNIGCLVNGAGLAMSTMDIIKYYGGDPANFLDVGGGATAEKVTEAFKIILSDEKVKGIFVNIFGGIMRCDVIANGVIEAAKQVGLDRPLVVRLEGTNVDLGKTILKESGLNIVAADSMADGAQKIVALVK, from the coding sequence ATGAATATCCATGAGTATCAAGGGAAAGCAGTCCTTAAACAGTATGGTGTTGTCGTACCAGAAGGTAAAGTAGCCTTCTCCGTAGACGAAGCTGTTGAAGCGGCTAAAGCGCTCGGAACACCGGTAGTTGTCGTGAAGGCACAAATTCACGCAGGTGGCCGTGGTAAAGCGGGCGGCGTTAAAGTAGCAAAAAGTATCGACGAGGTACGTGCGTATGCTAGTGAAATTTTAGGCAAAGTACTCGTTACACATCAAACAGGTCCAGAAGGCAAAGAAGTTAAGCGTCTTCTGATCGAGCAAGGCTGCGACATCAAAAAAGAATATTATATCGGCGTAGTATTGGACCGTGTTTCAGGTCGTGTCGTTATGATGGCTTCTGAAGAGGGCGGCACTGAGATTGAAGAAGTAGCCGAGCACTCCCCGGAGAAAATTTTCAAAGAGATCGTTGACCCTGCAGTTGGTCTGCAAGCTTTCCAAGCTCGCAAATTGGCATACGCAATTAACATCCCTAATGAGCTTGTAAACAAAGCTGTTAAGTTTATGATTTCACTCTACACTGCATTCGTAGAGAAGGATGCTTCAATTGCAGAAATTAATCCGCTTGTCATTACTGGCGACGGACAAGTTATTGCACTTGATGCGAAGCTTAACTTTGACTCCAATGCTCTTTACCGTCACAAAGATATCGTTGAGCTTCGTGACCTCGAGGAAGAAGACGCAAAAGAAATCGAAGCGTCCAAATACGACCTAAGCTATATCGCTCTTGACGGCAACATTGGTTGTCTTGTCAACGGTGCGGGACTAGCAATGTCGACAATGGATATTATCAAATATTACGGCGGCGACCCTGCCAACTTCCTAGACGTAGGGGGCGGTGCTACAGCCGAGAAGGTAACCGAAGCATTCAAAATCATTTTGTCCGATGAAAAGGTTAAAGGCATTTTCGTTAACATTTTCGGCGGCATTATGCGTTGCGACGTTATTGCCAACGGTGTTATCGAAGCAGCGAAGCAAGTCGGTCTTGACCGTCCGCTCGTTGTTCGTCTAGAAGGTACAAACGTAGACCTCGGAAAAACTATTTTGAAAGAATCGGGATTGAACATCGTGGCTGCGGATTCCATGGCGGACGGCGCGCAGAAGATTGTCGCTCTCGTGAAATAA
- a CDS encoding EscU/YscU/HrcU family type III secretion system export apparatus switch protein, translated as MSSEQANDSPQSSIKKAIALKYEPGEKTAPVLIAKGKGHLADLILEKAKENGIPVQEDSSLVEVLSKLDIDQEIPSELYTLVAEILSFVYRSDRKAGEMKDG; from the coding sequence ATGAGCAGCGAGCAGGCGAATGACTCGCCGCAATCAAGCATAAAAAAAGCAATTGCTTTAAAGTATGAGCCTGGTGAGAAAACCGCGCCCGTGCTGATCGCTAAAGGCAAAGGCCATTTGGCAGATCTTATCCTTGAAAAAGCAAAAGAGAATGGAATTCCGGTTCAGGAGGATTCATCGCTTGTCGAAGTATTGTCTAAGCTTGACATTGATCAGGAAATCCCGTCCGAGCTGTATACATTAGTTGCAGAGATTTTAAGCTTCGTTTATCGCTCTGACCGTAAAGCGGGGGAAATGAAAGATGGATAG
- a CDS encoding ribonuclease HII — MLQYEQSLWQEGYTAIAGVDEVGRGCLFGDVVAAAVILPPGLVIDGVNDSKKLSEKKRDQLYDIILQECVAWSAARVDAQTVDRINIKQAARLAMRIAVESLQIPSDYLLIDAEKVDVALPQMSIIKGDATSQSIAAASIVAKVTRDRLCATEWEKEYPAYGIAIHKGYATKLHREKLLEHGPSALHRRSFLGNLFTKEQLLDF; from the coding sequence GTGCTGCAGTACGAACAGTCGTTATGGCAGGAAGGCTATACAGCAATAGCGGGAGTTGACGAGGTTGGTCGAGGCTGTCTATTTGGAGATGTAGTCGCAGCGGCGGTTATTTTGCCACCGGGGCTCGTCATTGACGGTGTTAATGATTCTAAGAAGCTGTCTGAGAAGAAGCGCGACCAGCTTTATGATATTATTTTACAGGAATGTGTCGCATGGTCTGCTGCTCGTGTTGATGCGCAAACCGTTGACCGGATAAATATTAAACAGGCAGCCAGGCTTGCCATGAGGATTGCAGTAGAATCTTTACAAATTCCTTCTGACTATTTGCTTATTGATGCTGAGAAGGTTGATGTTGCTCTGCCTCAGATGTCCATAATTAAAGGGGATGCGACAAGCCAATCGATAGCAGCAGCTTCGATTGTTGCCAAGGTTACGCGTGATCGTCTCTGTGCTACGGAGTGGGAGAAGGAATATCCTGCCTATGGAATCGCTATTCACAAAGGTTATGCAACAAAGCTGCACCGTGAGAAATTGCTAGAGCATGGCCCAAGCGCTCTGCATCGGAGGTCGTTTCTGGGCAATCTGTTTACGAAGGAACAATTGCTCGATTTCTGA
- a CDS encoding YraN family protein, with product MDSDRIPLNEQTKKDKRQQTGKLGEAAACRFLEDANYTLIERNWRCRSGEIDIIAEAGGRVVFIEVRTRIEGGRFGTAAESVDSRKRQKVRDTAQVYLRSIGRASAAIRFDVIAISVSRSEGTIVECKHYEGAF from the coding sequence ATGGATAGTGACAGAATACCGTTGAATGAACAAACGAAGAAAGATAAGCGGCAGCAAACGGGAAAGTTAGGAGAAGCGGCTGCATGCCGTTTTTTGGAAGATGCGAATTATACACTAATCGAACGCAATTGGCGTTGCCGCAGTGGAGAAATCGATATTATCGCAGAAGCTGGTGGCCGAGTTGTGTTTATCGAGGTTCGTACAAGAATAGAAGGCGGCAGATTCGGAACAGCGGCTGAGTCGGTCGATAGCCGGAAGCGGCAGAAGGTTAGAGACACAGCGCAGGTTTATTTGCGCAGCATCGGCCGAGCAAGCGCTGCTATTCGATTTGATGTCATTGCGATTTCGGTAAGCCGGTCAGAAGGGACGATCGTAGAATGCAAACACTACGAGGGTGCTTTTTGA
- the rplS gene encoding 50S ribosomal protein L19: MNLLQTIAQENLRQGLPNFRPGDTVKVHVKVIEGTRERIQLFEGVVIKRRGGGISETFTVRKISYGVGVERTFPLNSPKIEKLEVARRGKVRRAKLYYLRSLRGKAARIKEIR, encoded by the coding sequence ATGAATCTTTTGCAAACAATTGCGCAAGAAAATCTGCGTCAAGGTCTACCGAACTTTCGTCCTGGTGACACGGTAAAAGTTCATGTAAAAGTTATCGAGGGAACTCGTGAGCGTATCCAATTGTTCGAGGGCGTTGTAATCAAACGTCGCGGCGGTGGAATCAGCGAAACTTTTACAGTGCGTAAAATTTCCTACGGTGTTGGTGTGGAAAGAACTTTCCCGCTTAACTCGCCTAAAATCGAAAAACTCGAAGTGGCTCGCCGTGGTAAAGTACGTCGCGCGAAATTGTACTACCTACGTAGTCTTCGCGGAAAAGCTGCTCGTATTAAAGAAATTCGTTAA
- the lepB gene encoding signal peptidase I translates to MPNRASVHASGSGKQGGTYKEIVEWIKALVIAVVLVFLIRQFLFSPFIVDGPSMKPNFETGERLIVNKILYTIREPKFGEVVVFDVPEQGRKFIKRVIGVPGDTIKLEGDDLYINDKLIDEPYIKEAIAAAQAKGELYNQNGPNFPNTEVPEMTVPEGTIFALGDNRSDSTDSRVIGFVKDSEVVGRADIIFWPLDKLEFIKHWTK, encoded by the coding sequence ATGCCAAACCGTGCCTCAGTCCATGCATCTGGCTCAGGAAAGCAAGGCGGAACCTATAAAGAGATCGTAGAATGGATCAAAGCGTTAGTCATAGCGGTCGTTCTCGTATTTCTCATTCGTCAATTTTTGTTTTCACCATTCATCGTCGATGGACCTTCCATGAAGCCAAACTTTGAGACGGGTGAACGTTTAATCGTTAACAAAATCTTATATACTATTCGTGAACCGAAATTCGGTGAGGTTGTTGTTTTTGACGTGCCGGAGCAAGGGCGGAAATTTATTAAACGAGTGATCGGTGTACCTGGCGACACGATTAAGCTTGAAGGCGATGACTTGTACATTAATGACAAGCTCATCGACGAGCCATATATTAAAGAAGCGATTGCAGCAGCGCAAGCTAAAGGTGAGCTCTACAATCAAAACGGTCCAAACTTTCCTAACACTGAGGTGCCGGAAATGACGGTTCCTGAAGGGACAATATTTGCGCTTGGAGACAATCGCAGCGACAGCACAGACAGCCGAGTAATCGGTTTTGTAAAGGATTCAGAGGTTGTAGGACGTGCCGATATTATTTTTTGGCCGCTCGACAAGCTTGAGTTTATAAAGCACTGGACTAAATGA
- the topA gene encoding type I DNA topoisomerase, whose protein sequence is MADSLVIVESPAKAKTIGKYLGSKYIVKASMGHIRDLPKSQIGVEVENNFNPKYITIRGKGSILKELKDASKKVKHVFLAADPDREGEAIAWHLAHYLELDETDTCRVVFNEITKQAVKDAFKTPRKINMDLVNAQQARRILDRLVGYKISPLLWKKVKKGLSAGRVQSVAVKLIIDRENEIDAFVPEEYWSITAKLSHTGIPFDAKYYSINGNKRELGKEADVQEVLSAMKGSQFTVSDVREKERLRNPAPPFITSSLQQEAARKLGFRASKTMSVAQQLYEGVELGKEGTVGLITYMRTDSTRISPIAQEEAKEFITEKYGAPFVPEQPRIYTKKNSNAQDAHEAIRPTSILRDPESMKSFLSRDQFRLYKLVWERFVSSQMQSAVLDTMTVDLQAGETVFRATGSKVKFAGFMKVYVEGNDDGTVEEHKFLPPLAAGDVIHSESVDPKQHFTQPPPRFTEARLVKTLEELGIGRPSTYAPTLETIQKRGYIAMEEKKFMPTELGDLVIQLMEEFFPEILDAEFTANMEGNLDHVEEGTEDWVKVLANFYESFEKRLAVAEDEMKEIEIQDEVSDELCEKCGRHLVYKMGRFGKFLACSGFPECRNTKPIVKDIGVTCPKCAEGKIIERRSKKGRVFYGCDQYPGCDYVSWDKPTNKPCPQCDTKLVEKRNRSGAKLICQSCDYSEEILDEDEQGTDTD, encoded by the coding sequence ATGGCAGATTCTTTAGTTATCGTGGAATCACCCGCAAAAGCTAAGACGATTGGGAAATATCTAGGCAGCAAATATATCGTTAAAGCTTCCATGGGACATATTCGGGATTTGCCCAAAAGCCAGATTGGCGTCGAGGTTGAAAATAATTTTAATCCTAAATACATAACTATTCGCGGTAAAGGCAGCATTCTTAAGGAATTAAAGGATGCCAGCAAAAAAGTGAAACATGTCTTTCTGGCAGCCGATCCGGATCGCGAAGGAGAAGCGATTGCTTGGCATTTGGCACATTATTTGGAGCTGGATGAAACGGATACTTGTCGCGTTGTATTTAATGAGATAACGAAGCAGGCTGTTAAGGATGCTTTCAAGACACCTCGTAAAATTAATATGGATTTAGTTAATGCACAGCAGGCAAGACGTATATTGGATCGTTTGGTCGGCTATAAGATTAGTCCTCTTCTATGGAAGAAAGTGAAAAAAGGTTTGTCTGCCGGTAGGGTACAATCGGTTGCAGTGAAGCTGATCATCGATCGCGAAAATGAGATTGACGCATTCGTGCCCGAGGAATATTGGTCGATCACTGCTAAGCTGAGCCATACTGGCATACCTTTTGATGCCAAATATTATTCCATAAATGGTAACAAGCGAGAGCTTGGCAAGGAAGCGGATGTGCAAGAGGTGCTGAGTGCCATGAAGGGCAGTCAGTTTACGGTGTCCGACGTGCGAGAGAAGGAGCGTCTGCGCAATCCGGCGCCACCATTCATCACAAGCTCACTCCAACAGGAAGCGGCAAGGAAGCTAGGCTTCCGCGCGTCTAAGACGATGTCGGTTGCACAGCAGCTATATGAAGGCGTTGAGCTTGGCAAGGAAGGCACGGTCGGTTTAATTACGTATATGAGAACGGATTCCACGCGTATTTCACCTATTGCTCAAGAGGAAGCGAAGGAATTTATTACGGAAAAGTATGGTGCGCCATTCGTACCGGAGCAGCCGCGTATCTATACGAAGAAGAACAGCAATGCTCAAGATGCGCATGAAGCGATTCGTCCTACCTCAATTTTACGGGATCCTGAATCAATGAAGTCATTTTTGAGCCGCGATCAGTTCCGTCTCTACAAGCTGGTATGGGAGCGTTTTGTTTCCAGTCAAATGCAGTCTGCAGTGCTGGATACGATGACGGTTGATTTGCAAGCAGGCGAAACCGTTTTTAGAGCAACAGGCTCGAAAGTTAAGTTTGCCGGATTTATGAAGGTATACGTAGAGGGCAACGATGACGGTACGGTAGAGGAGCATAAGTTTTTACCTCCTCTAGCAGCAGGAGATGTAATCCATTCGGAATCGGTGGATCCTAAGCAGCATTTCACGCAGCCGCCGCCGCGATTTACAGAGGCTAGATTAGTTAAGACGCTGGAAGAGCTCGGTATAGGTCGCCCAAGTACGTATGCACCAACACTGGAGACGATTCAGAAGCGTGGTTATATCGCAATGGAAGAGAAAAAATTCATGCCTACCGAGCTTGGTGATCTTGTTATCCAGCTCATGGAGGAATTTTTTCCTGAAATTCTCGATGCTGAATTCACCGCCAACATGGAAGGCAATCTTGACCATGTCGAAGAAGGCACTGAGGATTGGGTGAAGGTTTTAGCTAATTTTTATGAATCGTTCGAGAAGCGTCTAGCGGTTGCTGAGGACGAAATGAAGGAAATCGAAATTCAGGATGAGGTATCTGATGAGCTTTGTGAGAAATGCGGACGCCATCTGGTATACAAAATGGGTCGTTTCGGTAAATTCCTTGCATGCTCAGGCTTCCCAGAATGCCGTAATACGAAACCGATTGTCAAAGACATAGGGGTAACCTGCCCTAAATGCGCGGAAGGCAAAATTATTGAGCGCCGCAGCAAAAAAGGACGCGTGTTCTACGGCTGTGATCAATACCCGGGCTGTGATTACGTTTCATGGGACAAACCGACCAACAAGCCGTGTCCGCAATGCGATACCAAGCTAGTAGAGAAGCGCAATCGCAGCGGTGCCAAGCTGATTTGTCAGTCTTGCGATTATTCTGAAGAAATTTTGGATGAAGACGAGCAAGGGACAGATACGGATTAA
- a CDS encoding YifB family Mg chelatase-like AAA ATPase, which translates to MFSLIQSASVYGVDGKGISVEVDISSGLPQINIVGLPDPAVRESVERVRAALKNSGFTFPMDRITVNLAPADLRKEGTSFDLAIAAGILTASGQINDQPFKNTLLLGELSLNGNVRPVVGVLAMLEQAKKLGYKRVLLPIDNVKEAIWISEMELFALSHLNELDLHKKKQNGWEHIRVSQTNDRSTLLNRSFILPDKEDEEGDYGDVIGQHQAKRAMLIAAAGNHNILLSGPPGTGKTMMIRRLPGILPHLNEQEALEVTKIYSVAGKLLESSVGLMTRPPFRAPHHTISAGGLIGGGSIPKPGEVTLAHRGLLFLDELPEFPRQVLEVLRQPLEDRIVTISRSRAVFQFPASIMLAASFNPCPCGYYGHEYGDKFCTCSAANIHRYRSKISGPLLDRIDLQLEVPRPISLNQESSGPSLSSAHMRTLVLEAKAFQKARHAEYGFKELKSLTGAALRKAVNIRPDAANLLENAFEALGISMRAYDRMLKLARTIADLESSEYVETRHIAESIQYRGIETQPAP; encoded by the coding sequence ATGTTTAGTTTAATACAGAGTGCAAGCGTTTATGGCGTAGATGGCAAAGGAATTTCAGTCGAGGTTGATATTTCGAGTGGTTTGCCGCAAATTAATATCGTAGGGCTCCCAGACCCCGCTGTCCGTGAATCTGTTGAACGAGTTAGGGCAGCGCTAAAAAATAGCGGCTTCACCTTCCCGATGGATCGAATTACCGTTAATCTTGCACCTGCCGATCTGCGTAAAGAAGGTACCTCCTTTGATTTAGCCATTGCAGCTGGTATATTAACGGCTAGCGGTCAAATCAATGACCAGCCTTTTAAAAACACACTGCTCCTAGGCGAACTATCGTTAAACGGTAACGTTCGCCCTGTAGTCGGTGTATTAGCCATGCTTGAGCAAGCGAAAAAGCTTGGTTATAAGCGTGTCCTGCTTCCCATTGATAATGTAAAAGAAGCCATTTGGATCTCAGAGATGGAGCTGTTTGCTTTAAGTCATTTGAATGAGCTGGATTTGCACAAAAAGAAACAGAACGGCTGGGAGCACATCAGAGTCAGCCAAACAAACGACAGGTCTACTCTGTTGAATCGCAGCTTCATTTTGCCTGATAAAGAGGACGAAGAGGGCGATTATGGCGACGTTATCGGTCAGCATCAAGCTAAGCGTGCCATGCTAATCGCCGCAGCTGGAAATCATAATATTTTGCTGAGTGGTCCGCCTGGTACCGGAAAGACGATGATGATTCGCCGGCTTCCTGGCATATTGCCACATTTGAACGAGCAAGAAGCGCTCGAGGTTACGAAAATATACAGCGTAGCAGGCAAGCTGCTTGAGAGCTCAGTTGGGCTTATGACAAGGCCGCCTTTCCGAGCACCGCATCATACGATTTCAGCAGGCGGACTCATTGGCGGCGGCTCCATTCCTAAGCCCGGCGAGGTGACGCTAGCCCATCGCGGGCTGCTTTTTCTTGACGAGCTTCCCGAGTTTCCAAGGCAAGTGCTGGAGGTGCTTCGCCAGCCGCTAGAAGACCGTATCGTCACCATCTCCCGATCCAGAGCAGTTTTTCAGTTTCCAGCCAGCATCATGCTTGCAGCTTCCTTCAACCCTTGTCCGTGCGGCTACTATGGTCATGAATATGGAGATAAGTTTTGTACGTGCAGCGCTGCCAATATTCATCGGTATCGATCTAAAATTTCTGGTCCCTTGCTTGATCGTATTGATCTGCAGCTAGAGGTGCCGCGTCCGATTTCACTAAATCAAGAATCAAGCGGCCCATCTCTAAGCTCCGCTCATATGAGAACGCTGGTACTCGAAGCTAAAGCGTTTCAGAAAGCCCGCCATGCTGAGTATGGCTTTAAGGAATTGAAGTCGCTGACCGGTGCGGCACTTCGTAAGGCGGTTAATATTCGTCCAGATGCAGCAAATCTACTAGAAAATGCATTTGAAGCTCTTGGAATCAGCATGAGAGCTTATGACCGAATGCTCAAGCTAGCCCGGACCATAGCCGATTTGGAGTCAAGCGAGTATGTAGAAACGCGCCATATTGCAGAGTCTATTCAATATCGCGGCATTGAAACACAGCCCGCACCGTAA